One genomic segment of Pandoraea thiooxydans includes these proteins:
- a CDS encoding Lrp/AsnC family transcriptional regulator — MNVIDGFARKILRLLQADSRRSAQELSEHVGLSATPCWRRIKDMEQSGVIQRYTVLLDREKLGFHICALAHIQLTRHTEGGTEQFEREISTCPEVTECYSTTGEADYILKIVAPDIKAYDEFLHSHVFRLPAVAQVKTSVVLREIKFDTSLPL, encoded by the coding sequence ATGAACGTTATCGATGGCTTCGCCCGCAAGATTCTGCGCCTGCTGCAGGCGGACTCGCGTCGTTCGGCGCAGGAATTGTCCGAACACGTGGGATTGTCAGCCACGCCCTGCTGGCGCCGCATCAAGGACATGGAACAAAGCGGCGTCATCCAGCGCTACACGGTGCTGCTCGACCGCGAGAAGCTCGGCTTTCATATCTGCGCGCTGGCCCACATCCAGCTCACGCGTCACACCGAGGGCGGCACCGAACAATTCGAGCGGGAGATCAGCACCTGCCCGGAGGTCACCGAGTGCTACAGCACGACCGGCGAGGCGGACTACATTCTCAAGATCGTCGCGCCCGACATCAAGGCCTACGACGAATTCCTGCACAGCCATGTGTTCCGGCTGCCCGCGGTAGCCCAGGTCAAGACCAGCGTCGTGCTGCGCGAGATCAAGTTCGACACGAGCTTGCCGCTGTAG
- the fumC gene encoding class II fumarate hydratase: protein MSTRMERDTFGEIAVPDEHLWGAQTQRSLENFKISTEKMPRELMHALARVKRAAASVNRALGVLDERKAEAIMAAAVEVTEGRHDDEFPLAIWQTGSGTQTNMNMNEVLANRASELLGGVRGEARLIHPNDDVNKGQSSNDVFPTAMSVAAAGALVSRLQPAIGALRDTLAAKARRFDDIVKIGRTHLQDATPLTLGQEISGWVAQLDHGLRHVEAALPHLCELALGGTAVGTGLNAHPEFAVRVAAELALDTGLPFVTAPNKFEALAANDALVHAHGALKTLAASLMKIANDVRWLASGPRCGIGELHIPENEPGSSIMPGKVNPTQCEAMTMLCCQVLGNDVAINTGGAMGNFELNVFKPLLIHNFLQSARLLADGAASFDDHCAIGIEPNRARIDALLQQSLMLVTALNPHIGYDKAAQIAKKAHKEGTTLKEAALALGYLSAEQFEAWVRPAQMVGKR from the coding sequence ATGTCCACCAGAATGGAGCGCGACACCTTCGGCGAAATCGCCGTACCCGACGAACATCTGTGGGGTGCGCAGACGCAGCGCTCGCTGGAGAATTTCAAGATATCCACCGAGAAAATGCCCCGCGAGCTGATGCACGCGCTGGCGCGCGTCAAGCGCGCCGCGGCGAGCGTCAACCGCGCGCTCGGCGTGCTCGACGAGCGCAAGGCCGAAGCCATCATGGCGGCCGCCGTCGAAGTGACCGAAGGCCGTCACGACGACGAATTCCCGCTCGCGATATGGCAGACCGGCTCCGGCACGCAGACCAATATGAACATGAACGAGGTGCTCGCCAATCGCGCCAGCGAACTGCTGGGCGGCGTGCGCGGCGAGGCCCGGCTGATTCATCCCAATGATGACGTCAACAAGGGGCAGTCATCCAACGATGTGTTCCCCACCGCGATGAGCGTAGCGGCCGCCGGCGCGCTGGTCAGCCGGCTGCAGCCGGCCATCGGCGCGCTGCGCGATACCCTGGCGGCCAAGGCCCGGCGCTTTGACGACATCGTCAAGATCGGCCGCACCCATCTGCAGGACGCCACGCCGCTCACCCTGGGCCAGGAAATCTCCGGCTGGGTCGCGCAGCTCGATCACGGCTTGCGGCACGTCGAAGCCGCCTTGCCGCATTTATGCGAACTGGCGCTGGGCGGCACCGCGGTGGGTACCGGCCTGAACGCGCACCCGGAATTCGCGGTGCGGGTGGCGGCCGAACTCGCACTCGACACCGGCCTGCCGTTCGTCACCGCCCCCAACAAATTCGAGGCGCTGGCGGCCAACGACGCACTGGTGCACGCGCACGGCGCGCTCAAGACACTCGCCGCGAGCCTGATGAAAATCGCCAACGACGTGCGCTGGCTGGCCAGCGGCCCGCGCTGCGGCATCGGCGAGCTGCATATCCCGGAAAATGAACCTGGCAGCTCGATCATGCCCGGCAAGGTCAATCCTACGCAGTGCGAAGCAATGACCATGCTGTGCTGCCAGGTGCTCGGTAACGACGTGGCGATCAACACCGGCGGCGCGATGGGCAATTTCGAGCTGAACGTGTTCAAGCCGCTGCTGATCCACAACTTCCTGCAAAGCGCGCGCCTGTTGGCCGACGGCGCGGCCAGCTTCGACGATCACTGCGCAATCGGCATCGAGCCCAACCGCGCGCGCATCGACGCCTTGCTGCAACAGTCGCTGATGCTGGTGACCGCGCTCAACCCGCACATCGGGTACGACAAGGCCGCGCAAATCGCCAAGAAGGCGCACAAGGAGGGCACTACGCTCAAAGAAGCGGCGCTCGCGCTCGGCTACCTCAGCGCCGAGCAGTTCGAGGCCTGGGTGCGCCCTGCACAAATGGTGGGCAAGCGCTGA
- a CDS encoding asparagine synthase-related protein has protein sequence MCGIIACIGVADPLLGPRMLDAIGHRGEDERRIERIGEQCLLGISRLSIVDARGGSQPLHDPARRLHLVCNGEIYNHRSLRDDLSHEFDFSSDSDSEVILALFRKYGAACAGFLDGMFAFVVYDELTGDFLACRDRYGIKPLYYARTRRAWYFASEAKAFAVLDEDIEAFDLIEPGAQVVCSTLQRWHERAAPRAKSVPSAAMVRALLEASVEKHLMVDQHIGVGTFLSGGIDSSIVTALCAKYRPETTAFTVGVPGSPDIAAAQRVCEHLAIPHVIRWLELDEARALLPDAVRHTESFNPALVLEGLMTMLLAKAAREAGVKVVLCGEGADEIFAGYGVFLNKSPDAFGRCMRLALDNIHNTECLRLDRATMAYSLEARVPFLDPALVEYVTNLPMASLLGTSAGQVVEKMILRQSCEDLLPGEIVWRSKMGFYHASGILPVIQAVEDEIPDQDFEACRQAYPAARLRDKFSMFLFMHWQALFGAFAGEHAFEKFGAYPVLQEVFDNREAMFSGTGETEPALA, from the coding sequence ATGTGTGGAATCATTGCTTGCATCGGTGTGGCCGATCCGCTACTCGGGCCGCGCATGCTCGATGCGATCGGCCATCGCGGGGAAGACGAGCGCAGAATCGAGCGCATCGGCGAGCAATGCCTGCTCGGCATCAGCCGGCTCAGCATTGTCGATGCGCGTGGCGGCAGCCAGCCGCTGCACGATCCGGCGCGCCGCCTGCACCTGGTGTGCAATGGCGAAATCTACAACCACCGGTCGTTGCGCGACGATCTTTCGCACGAATTCGACTTCTCCTCCGATTCGGACAGCGAGGTCATCCTTGCGCTGTTTCGCAAATATGGCGCGGCATGTGCCGGTTTCCTCGACGGCATGTTCGCCTTTGTCGTGTATGACGAACTCACTGGCGACTTCCTTGCATGCCGCGATCGCTACGGCATCAAGCCGTTGTATTACGCCAGGACCCGGCGCGCCTGGTACTTCGCCTCCGAGGCCAAAGCCTTTGCCGTGCTGGATGAAGACATCGAGGCGTTCGACCTGATCGAGCCGGGTGCCCAGGTGGTTTGCTCGACACTGCAACGCTGGCACGAGCGGGCCGCGCCGCGCGCCAAATCCGTGCCCAGCGCAGCGATGGTGCGCGCGCTGCTCGAGGCGTCCGTCGAGAAGCATTTGATGGTGGACCAGCACATCGGGGTCGGCACCTTCCTGTCGGGCGGCATCGACTCGAGTATCGTCACGGCCCTGTGCGCGAAATATCGGCCCGAGACGACCGCCTTTACGGTCGGCGTGCCGGGCTCGCCGGATATCGCGGCCGCGCAGCGGGTGTGCGAGCACCTGGCGATTCCTCACGTGATCCGCTGGCTCGAACTGGATGAGGCGCGCGCCTTGCTGCCCGACGCGGTGCGCCATACCGAGTCGTTCAACCCGGCGCTGGTGCTCGAAGGCTTGATGACGATGCTGCTGGCCAAGGCGGCGCGCGAGGCTGGCGTCAAAGTCGTGCTGTGCGGCGAAGGCGCGGACGAAATATTCGCCGGGTATGGCGTGTTTCTGAACAAGAGTCCGGACGCGTTTGGCCGCTGCATGCGCCTGGCGCTGGACAATATCCACAACACCGAATGCCTGCGTCTGGACCGGGCGACGATGGCCTATTCGCTCGAAGCGCGCGTGCCGTTCCTGGACCCCGCGCTGGTCGAATACGTCACCAACCTGCCGATGGCCAGCCTGCTGGGAACGTCGGCCGGGCAGGTCGTAGAGAAAATGATTCTGCGGCAATCGTGCGAGGACCTGTTGCCGGGGGAGATCGTGTGGCGCAGCAAGATGGGCTTTTATCATGCCAGCGGCATCCTGCCCGTCATACAGGCCGTCGAAGACGAAATTCCCGATCAAGACTTCGAAGCCTGCCGGCAGGCGTATCCGGCCGCGCGGCTGCGCGACAAATTTTCGATGTTCCTGTTCATGCATTGGCAAGCGCTGTTCGGCGCTTTTGCCGGCGAGCACGCCTTCGAGAAGTTCGGCGCTTACCCGGTGCTGCAGGAAGTGTTCGACAACCGCGAGGCGATGTTCAGCGGCACCGGGGAGACCGAGCCGGCGCTGGCGTGA
- a CDS encoding indolepyruvate ferredoxin oxidoreductase family protein produces MRPAALAATPLKHGAYQLSDNLVATRGQVFLTGTQALVRIALMQRALDQARGLNTAGFISGYRGSPLGGVDQQLWKAKKLLEAANVKFLPAINEELAGTAVMGTQRVEADTLRTVDGVFGMWYGKGPGVDRAGDALKHGNAYGASEHGGVLVVAGDDHGCVSSSMPHQSDFTMMSWSMPVLNPADIAEMLEFGLYGYALSRFSGAWAGFKAISETVESRATVDLDAVRTEWAQPVDFHAPPGGLHNRWPDLPSLTIEARLAAKLDAVRHFARVNSIDKWIAPSPQADIGIVTCGKAHLDLMEALRRLGLTVADLESAGVRVYKVGLAFPLELSRIDAFVNGLREVLVIEEKGPVVEQQIKQYLYNRIDRPRPLVLGKADTDGRPLLSALGELRPSRILPVFADWLARHKPALDRRHLVVDLVAHEILSNEADGVRRVPYFCSGCPHNTSTKVPEGSIAQAGIGCHFMASWMERDTTGLIQMGGEGVDWAAHYHFTQRPHVFQNLGDGTYFHSGILAIRQAVASKANITYKILYNDAVAMTGGQPVDGSISVPQIARQVEAEGITKLVVVSDEPEKYQGHEDQFPRGTTFHHRRELDDVQRALREMSGVTVLIYDQTCAAEKRRRRKKNEFPNPDRRLFINEAVCEGCGDCGVQSNCLSVEPVETALGRKRRIDQSSCNKDFSCVNGFCPSFVSVKGAQLKKAVGAAFDPQVLEAKVGALPLPAIALDDAPYDIMVTGVGGTGVVTVGALITMAAHLEGKRASVLDFMGFAQKGGAVLSFVRFASRPEWLNQVRIDTQQADVLLACDMVVGASADALQTVRRERTRIVVNTHAIPNADFVRNPDAQLHADALLAKMRHASGSKPLDTCDAQALAKRFLGDTMGSNIVMLGFAWQLGLVPVSLAALMRALELNGVAVAMNQLAFDLGRLAAGDPAALEALIAAPREAGEDSLEAIVAHRRELLTAYQNAAYAQRYSALVDKVRAAETRVAGAGTERLARAVARQFAKLLAYKDEYEVARLYTDGTFRQALAGEFEGQAGRDFRIEFHMAPPLIAKPGKQGGAPRKVTFGPWLWPVLGTMAKLRGLRGSALDPFGRTLERRMERELAADYAVTIERMLGVLSSDNLDAALALAEVPARIRGYGHVKLANLAAAKRVEAALAKQLGIDAARSPAVAAALAHAAQGGLALKGIPVVASR; encoded by the coding sequence ATGCGCCCCGCGGCGCTTGCCGCCACACCCCTCAAGCATGGCGCTTATCAGCTGTCCGACAATCTCGTCGCAACCCGCGGCCAGGTGTTTCTGACCGGCACGCAGGCGCTGGTGCGCATTGCACTGATGCAGCGCGCACTCGATCAGGCACGCGGCCTGAACACGGCCGGCTTCATCAGCGGCTATCGCGGCTCGCCGTTGGGCGGGGTCGACCAGCAGCTCTGGAAAGCCAAAAAGCTGCTCGAGGCGGCCAATGTGAAATTCCTGCCGGCCATCAACGAAGAGTTGGCCGGCACCGCCGTGATGGGCACGCAGCGCGTCGAGGCCGATACCCTGCGCACGGTCGATGGCGTGTTCGGCATGTGGTACGGCAAGGGGCCGGGGGTCGACCGCGCCGGCGACGCGCTCAAGCACGGCAACGCCTATGGCGCGTCCGAGCATGGCGGCGTGCTGGTGGTGGCGGGCGACGATCACGGCTGCGTTTCATCGTCGATGCCGCACCAGAGCGACTTTACGATGATGTCGTGGAGCATGCCGGTGCTCAACCCGGCCGATATCGCCGAGATGCTCGAATTCGGCCTGTATGGTTATGCGCTGTCGCGCTTTTCCGGCGCGTGGGCGGGTTTCAAGGCGATCTCGGAAACCGTCGAGTCGCGTGCCACGGTCGATCTCGACGCGGTGCGCACCGAGTGGGCGCAGCCGGTGGACTTCCATGCGCCGCCCGGCGGCCTGCACAACCGCTGGCCCGATCTGCCGAGCCTGACCATCGAAGCGCGTCTGGCTGCCAAACTCGACGCGGTGCGCCACTTCGCGCGCGTGAACAGCATCGACAAATGGATCGCGCCGAGCCCGCAAGCCGATATCGGTATCGTCACCTGCGGCAAGGCTCACCTCGATTTGATGGAGGCCTTGCGGCGCCTGGGCTTGACGGTGGCCGACCTGGAGTCCGCCGGAGTGCGCGTCTACAAGGTCGGGCTGGCGTTTCCGCTCGAACTCTCGCGCATCGACGCGTTCGTCAACGGCCTGCGCGAAGTGCTGGTGATCGAGGAAAAGGGGCCGGTGGTCGAGCAGCAGATCAAGCAATATCTCTACAATCGGATCGACCGTCCGCGCCCGCTGGTGCTGGGCAAGGCCGACACCGATGGCCGCCCGCTGCTCTCGGCGCTGGGCGAGTTGCGTCCGTCGCGCATTTTGCCGGTGTTCGCCGACTGGCTGGCGCGGCATAAGCCCGCGCTGGACCGGCGCCATCTGGTCGTCGATCTGGTAGCGCACGAGATTCTGTCGAACGAGGCCGACGGCGTGCGGCGCGTGCCGTATTTCTGCTCGGGCTGTCCGCACAACACCTCGACCAAGGTGCCGGAGGGCTCGATCGCGCAGGCCGGCATCGGCTGCCACTTCATGGCGTCATGGATGGAGCGCGATACCACCGGCCTGATCCAGATGGGTGGCGAGGGCGTCGATTGGGCTGCGCATTATCACTTCACCCAGCGCCCGCATGTGTTCCAGAACCTGGGCGACGGCACTTACTTCCACTCCGGTATCCTGGCGATTCGCCAGGCGGTGGCGTCCAAGGCGAACATCACCTACAAGATTCTCTACAACGACGCGGTGGCGATGACCGGCGGGCAGCCGGTGGACGGCAGCATTTCGGTGCCGCAGATCGCGCGGCAGGTCGAAGCGGAGGGCATCACCAAACTGGTGGTGGTCAGCGACGAGCCGGAGAAATATCAAGGCCACGAGGATCAGTTCCCGCGCGGCACCACGTTCCATCACCGCCGCGAACTCGATGACGTACAGCGCGCGTTGCGCGAGATGAGCGGCGTCACCGTGCTGATCTACGACCAGACGTGCGCGGCGGAAAAACGCCGGCGCCGCAAGAAAAACGAGTTTCCCAATCCCGACCGCCGCCTGTTTATCAACGAGGCGGTGTGCGAAGGTTGCGGCGACTGCGGCGTGCAGTCCAATTGCCTGTCGGTCGAGCCGGTCGAGACCGCGCTGGGCCGCAAGCGCCGCATTGACCAATCGTCGTGCAACAAGGATTTCTCGTGCGTGAACGGCTTTTGCCCGAGCTTCGTCTCGGTCAAGGGCGCGCAGCTCAAAAAGGCCGTCGGGGCCGCATTCGATCCGCAGGTGCTCGAGGCCAAGGTGGGCGCCCTGCCGTTGCCGGCCATCGCGCTGGACGACGCGCCCTACGACATCATGGTCACCGGCGTGGGCGGCACCGGCGTGGTTACGGTCGGCGCGCTGATCACCATGGCCGCGCACCTCGAAGGCAAGCGCGCCTCGGTGCTCGACTTCATGGGCTTTGCGCAAAAGGGCGGCGCGGTGCTGTCGTTCGTGCGCTTTGCCAGCCGCCCGGAGTGGCTCAATCAGGTGCGTATCGATACGCAGCAGGCCGATGTGCTGCTGGCATGCGACATGGTGGTGGGCGCCAGCGCCGACGCGCTGCAAACCGTGCGGCGCGAGCGCACGCGTATCGTCGTCAATACGCACGCGATTCCCAATGCGGATTTCGTGCGCAATCCCGATGCGCAATTGCACGCGGATGCGTTGCTGGCGAAAATGCGTCACGCCTCGGGCAGCAAGCCGCTCGATACGTGCGACGCGCAGGCGCTGGCCAAGCGCTTTCTGGGCGACACCATGGGCTCGAACATCGTGATGCTCGGCTTTGCGTGGCAACTGGGCCTGGTGCCCGTATCGCTCGCGGCGCTCATGCGCGCGCTCGAACTCAATGGCGTGGCGGTGGCGATGAATCAACTGGCGTTCGATCTCGGCCGCCTGGCCGCCGGCGACCCGGCGGCGCTGGAGGCCCTGATCGCGGCGCCGCGCGAAGCCGGCGAAGATTCGCTCGAGGCAATCGTCGCGCATCGGCGCGAGTTGCTCACGGCCTATCAGAATGCCGCCTATGCGCAGCGCTACAGCGCGCTGGTCGACAAGGTGCGCGCGGCCGAGACCCGCGTGGCCGGTGCCGGCACCGAGCGGCTGGCGCGGGCGGTGGCCCGGCAGTTTGCGAAGCTGTTGGCCTACAAGGACGAATACGAAGTCGCCCGGCTCTATACCGACGGCACGTTCCGTCAGGCGCTGGCCGGCGAGTTCGAAGGCCAGGCCGGGCGTGATTTCCGCATTGAGTTCCATATGGCGCCCCCGCTCATCGCCAAGCCCGGCAAGCAAGGCGGCGCACCGCGCAAAGTGACATTCGGCCCGTGGCTGTGGCCGGTGCTCGGCACGATGGCCAAATTGCGCGGTTTGCGCGGCAGCGCGCTCGACCCGTTCGGCCGCACGCTCGAGCGTCGCATGGAGCGCGAGTTGGCGGCCGACTATGCGGTGACGATCGAGCGCATGCTGGGCGTGCTGAGTTCAGACAACCTCGATGCCGCGCTGGCGCTGGCCGAGGTGCCAGCCAGGATTCGCGGATACGGTCACGTCAAACTGGCCAATCTGGCCGCCGCCAAACGCGTCGAAGCGGCGCTGGCCAAGCAACTGGGCATTGATGCCGCGCGCAGCCCGGCGGTGGCCGCCGCGCTCGCGCATGCGGCGCAGGGCGGCCTGGCCCTCAAGGGTATTCCGGTGGTCGCCTCGCGCTAG